The following are encoded in a window of Osmia bicornis bicornis chromosome 15, iOsmBic2.1, whole genome shotgun sequence genomic DNA:
- the LOC114878724 gene encoding transient receptor potential channel pyrexia isoform X1, producing the protein MKSNMSILKKKPLLSRLLSSHNSQEELNEEHVMTPPTIVINDTEDCEESENIWMDNIEKNSISSEHSSESIVTCHINEKQMTNQQLWNIEEIVQALSNLPAGEHALSLIPTLHGDTLRNCLDEFLNTDLNEVTLKNQKTTISSFANGHIQNTSLSIENEAAANATASQLFTRWPNTCLLVSCYLCHLDLVKALLSKNAKVTARDSDGRTPLHLAACAGSVKIIEELLKYGANPCEWDYNKKCTPLHCAAATGDFASVKCLIKSRADVNAGLSGKSPLYYAVVSNAADCVEALLQAGASPNNPQVYTETPLHVAASLGSVTCMKLLLSYGADVRVQFSSMRSTPLHLAAEEGSAECTKLLLDAGAACEVKNARGQAPMHLAALSQSAETLETLINFGATVSTEDNDGRTPLHAAVAKVTRGIELVKILIQAGALINKADKFGYTPLHIAALNESSSTVMMLLSRGADVTARTKGGISALSFIVRRTPDVLPRFISRLDHAISVHDHELGDLDCELRLDFRPLVPGGRGETDLMLCLVEVGQRHVLKHPLCESFLYLKWLRIRKFFLLNLIFHSIFVAFFTSYIAVTYFWNVEKFKKILFWLVLIFTIVLAGKEFFQMTHGVYIYVKRWENWLQWSVILLSIIVLLMPINDWQHHVAAVAILLIWIELMMVVGRFPMFGLYIQMFTQVSINFFKFLGAYICLIIGFSLGFSVLHKNYKSFSNPLVGLLKTIIMMSGELEFEDVFFDEDAPILYSGTAHLMLLSFVILVTVILTNLMMGLAVSDIQELRRCAGLDRLVRRAELVAHLESMLFSKLLDHAPKRIVKACRQGALLLHPPHHCAIHIRPNDPREKRLPRDLIKAVYHLVSERKNRYINTKTTYTRNSNSTETGQFRLSRLYSTTSTNDNSQQLNEVVTELKRCSYNISAHLDNLTNKVENIARDYYN; encoded by the exons atgaaaagcaACAtgtcaattttaaaaaagaaaccacTTTTAAGTAGATTATTGAGTAGTCATAATTCTCAAGAAGAACTGAATGAAGAACATGTAATGACGCCGCCTACCATCGTTATTAATGATACA gAAGACTGTGAAGAGTCCGAAAATATTTGGATGGATAATATAGAAAAGAACAGTATTAGCTCTGAGCATAGTTCTGAATCTATTGTTACGTGTCATATAAATGAGAAGCAAATGACAAATCAACAACTATGGAATATAGAAGAGATTGTTCAAGCTTTATCTAATCTTCCAGCAGGAGAGCATGCACTTTCTCTTATTCCCACCCTTCATGGTGACACCTTGCGCAATTGTCTTGacgaatttttaaatactgaCTTGAATGAAGTTACACTGAAAAATCAGAAAACTACCATATCTTCATTTGCAAACGG ACACATACAAAATACATCATTGAGCATTGAAAATGAAGCAGCTGCAAATGCAACTGCTTCACAACTTTTTACAAGGTGGCCAAACACTTGTCTCTTAGTTTCTTGCTATCTATGTCATCTAGATCTGGTCAAAGCTTTATTAAGTAAAAATGCAAAAGTTACTGCCAGAGATAGCGACGGCAG GACACCGCTACATTTAGCCGCGTGTGCTGGATCGGTGAAAATTatagaagaattattaaaatatggaGCTAATCCGTGTGAGTGggattacaataaaaaatgtaCACCTTTACACTGTGCCGCTGCTACAGGTGATTTTGCTTCTGttaaatgtttaataaaatcgCGAGCTGATGTAAATGCTGGATTATCTGGTAAAAGTCCTCTCTACTATGCTGTTGTAAGTAATGCAGCAGATTGTGTTGAAGCATTATTACAAGCAGGTGCTTCCCCTAATAATCCACAG GTTTACACTGAGACCCCATTGCATGTGGCAGCAAGTTTAGGTTCTGTTACATgcatgaaattattattaagttATGGGGCGGATGTAAGAGTACAATTCAGTTCTATGAGATCCACACCATTGCATTTAGCAGCCGAAGAAGGTAGCGCGGAATGCACAAAGCTACTTTTAGATGCTGGTGCAGCATGCGAAGTGAAAAATGCAAGAGGTCAAGCACCTATGCATTTAGCGGCTCTGTCTCAATCTGCAGAGACTTTAGAGACCCTTATAAACTTTGGGGCTACAGTTAGTACAGAAGATAACGACGGTCGCACCCCTTTACACGCTGCTGTTGCTAAAGTGACCAGAGGAATAGAATTGGTGAAGATTTTGATACAG gcTGGTGCTTTAATCAACAAAGCTGACAAATTTGGTTACACGCCTTTGCATATTGCGGCGTTAAATGAAAGTTCATCAACGGTAATGATGTTACTATCGAGAGGAGCAGATGTTACTGCTAGAACAAAAGGTGGTATCTCTGCATTAAGTTTTATCGTACGTAGAACACCGGACGTATTGCCGAGATTTATTTCACGTTTAGATCATGCGATTTCTGTACACGATCATGAATTGGGTGATCTTGATTGCGAATTAAGATTAGATTTTAGACCACTGGTACCCGGTGGTAGAGGAGAAACGGATTTAATGCTTTGCCTTGTGGAAGTTGGTCAAAGACACGTACTGAAGCATCCCTTATGCGAAAGTTTTCTTTACTTAAAATGGTTGAGAAttcgtaaattttttttactaaaTCTAATATTTCATTCTATTTTCGTAGCATTTTTTACATCATACATTGCAGTAACATATTTTTGgaatgttgaaaaatttaaaaagatacTGTTTTGGCTAGTGTTAATATTTACCATAGTATTAGCTGGCAAAGAATTCTTTCAAATGACTCATGGTGTATACATTTATGTTAAAAGATGGGAAAATTGGCTTCAGTGGAGtgttatattattatcaatCATAGTTCTACTCATGCCAATAAATGACTGGCAGCATCATGTGGCAGCTGTAgctattttattaatttggATAGAATTAATGATGGTGGTTGGAAGATTTCCTATGTTTGGCCTTTATATACAAATGTTTACTCAAGTATCAATtaactttttcaaatttcttggTGCTTATATATGTCTTATAATAGGTTTCTCTTTAGGTTTCAGtgtattacataaaaattacaaatcatTTAGTAATCCTCTAGTTGGTTTACTGAAAACTATTATAATGATGTCTGGAGAGTTAGAATTTGAGGATGTATTTTTTGATGAAGATGCACCAATTTTATATTCTGGTACTGCACACTTGATGCTTCTAAGCTTTGTTATCTTAGTGACAGTGATTTTAACAAATTTGATGATGGGCCTTGCCGTATCAGATATACAAGAATTAAGAAGATGTGCTGGATTGGACAGACTTGTACGTAGAGCAGAATTAGTAGCACATTTAGAAAGTATGTTATTTTCAAAACTGTTAGATCATGCACCAAAAAGAATAGTGAAAGCATGTAGGCAAGGTGCACTTCTCTTACATCCACCACATCATTGTGCAATTCATATTCGCCCTAACGATCCCCGTGAAAAACGTTTACCACGCGATTTAATAAAAGCTGTGTATCATTTAGTaagtgaaagaaaaaatcgttatataaatacaaaaacTACTTATACGCGTAATTCAAATAGTACAGAAACAGGACAATTCAGATTAAGTAGGCTATATAGTACAACTTCCACAAATGATAATAGCCAACAATTAAATGAAGTGGTTACAGAGTTAAAAAGATGCTCGTATAATATCAGTGCACATTTAGATAATTTGACCAACAAAGTTGAAAACATTGCTAgggattattataattaa
- the LOC114878724 gene encoding transient receptor potential channel pyrexia isoform X4 yields MDNIEKNSISSEHSSESIVTCHINEKQMTNQQLWNIEEIVQALSNLPAGEHALSLIPTLHGDTLRNCLDEFLNTDLNEVTLKNQKTTISSFANGHIQNTSLSIENEAAANATASQLFTRWPNTCLLVSCYLCHLDLVKALLSKNAKVTARDSDGRTPLHLAACAGSVKIIEELLKYGANPCEWDYNKKCTPLHCAAATGDFASVKCLIKSRADVNAGLSGKSPLYYAVVSNAADCVEALLQAGASPNNPQVYTETPLHVAASLGSVTCMKLLLSYGADVRVQFSSMRSTPLHLAAEEGSAECTKLLLDAGAACEVKNARGQAPMHLAALSQSAETLETLINFGATVSTEDNDGRTPLHAAVAKVTRGIELVKILIQAGALINKADKFGYTPLHIAALNESSSTVMMLLSRGADVTARTKGGISALSFIVRRTPDVLPRFISRLDHAISVHDHELGDLDCELRLDFRPLVPGGRGETDLMLCLVEVGQRHVLKHPLCESFLYLKWLRIRKFFLLNLIFHSIFVAFFTSYIAVTYFWNVEKFKKILFWLVLIFTIVLAGKEFFQMTHGVYIYVKRWENWLQWSVILLSIIVLLMPINDWQHHVAAVAILLIWIELMMVVGRFPMFGLYIQMFTQVSINFFKFLGAYICLIIGFSLGFSVLHKNYKSFSNPLVGLLKTIIMMSGELEFEDVFFDEDAPILYSGTAHLMLLSFVILVTVILTNLMMGLAVSDIQELRRCAGLDRLVRRAELVAHLESMLFSKLLDHAPKRIVKACRQGALLLHPPHHCAIHIRPNDPREKRLPRDLIKAVYHLVSERKNRYINTKTTYTRNSNSTETGQFRLSRLYSTTSTNDNSQQLNEVVTELKRCSYNISAHLDNLTNKVENIARDYYN; encoded by the exons ATGGATAATATAGAAAAGAACAGTATTAGCTCTGAGCATAGTTCTGAATCTATTGTTACGTGTCATATAAATGAGAAGCAAATGACAAATCAACAACTATGGAATATAGAAGAGATTGTTCAAGCTTTATCTAATCTTCCAGCAGGAGAGCATGCACTTTCTCTTATTCCCACCCTTCATGGTGACACCTTGCGCAATTGTCTTGacgaatttttaaatactgaCTTGAATGAAGTTACACTGAAAAATCAGAAAACTACCATATCTTCATTTGCAAACGG ACACATACAAAATACATCATTGAGCATTGAAAATGAAGCAGCTGCAAATGCAACTGCTTCACAACTTTTTACAAGGTGGCCAAACACTTGTCTCTTAGTTTCTTGCTATCTATGTCATCTAGATCTGGTCAAAGCTTTATTAAGTAAAAATGCAAAAGTTACTGCCAGAGATAGCGACGGCAG GACACCGCTACATTTAGCCGCGTGTGCTGGATCGGTGAAAATTatagaagaattattaaaatatggaGCTAATCCGTGTGAGTGggattacaataaaaaatgtaCACCTTTACACTGTGCCGCTGCTACAGGTGATTTTGCTTCTGttaaatgtttaataaaatcgCGAGCTGATGTAAATGCTGGATTATCTGGTAAAAGTCCTCTCTACTATGCTGTTGTAAGTAATGCAGCAGATTGTGTTGAAGCATTATTACAAGCAGGTGCTTCCCCTAATAATCCACAG GTTTACACTGAGACCCCATTGCATGTGGCAGCAAGTTTAGGTTCTGTTACATgcatgaaattattattaagttATGGGGCGGATGTAAGAGTACAATTCAGTTCTATGAGATCCACACCATTGCATTTAGCAGCCGAAGAAGGTAGCGCGGAATGCACAAAGCTACTTTTAGATGCTGGTGCAGCATGCGAAGTGAAAAATGCAAGAGGTCAAGCACCTATGCATTTAGCGGCTCTGTCTCAATCTGCAGAGACTTTAGAGACCCTTATAAACTTTGGGGCTACAGTTAGTACAGAAGATAACGACGGTCGCACCCCTTTACACGCTGCTGTTGCTAAAGTGACCAGAGGAATAGAATTGGTGAAGATTTTGATACAG gcTGGTGCTTTAATCAACAAAGCTGACAAATTTGGTTACACGCCTTTGCATATTGCGGCGTTAAATGAAAGTTCATCAACGGTAATGATGTTACTATCGAGAGGAGCAGATGTTACTGCTAGAACAAAAGGTGGTATCTCTGCATTAAGTTTTATCGTACGTAGAACACCGGACGTATTGCCGAGATTTATTTCACGTTTAGATCATGCGATTTCTGTACACGATCATGAATTGGGTGATCTTGATTGCGAATTAAGATTAGATTTTAGACCACTGGTACCCGGTGGTAGAGGAGAAACGGATTTAATGCTTTGCCTTGTGGAAGTTGGTCAAAGACACGTACTGAAGCATCCCTTATGCGAAAGTTTTCTTTACTTAAAATGGTTGAGAAttcgtaaattttttttactaaaTCTAATATTTCATTCTATTTTCGTAGCATTTTTTACATCATACATTGCAGTAACATATTTTTGgaatgttgaaaaatttaaaaagatacTGTTTTGGCTAGTGTTAATATTTACCATAGTATTAGCTGGCAAAGAATTCTTTCAAATGACTCATGGTGTATACATTTATGTTAAAAGATGGGAAAATTGGCTTCAGTGGAGtgttatattattatcaatCATAGTTCTACTCATGCCAATAAATGACTGGCAGCATCATGTGGCAGCTGTAgctattttattaatttggATAGAATTAATGATGGTGGTTGGAAGATTTCCTATGTTTGGCCTTTATATACAAATGTTTACTCAAGTATCAATtaactttttcaaatttcttggTGCTTATATATGTCTTATAATAGGTTTCTCTTTAGGTTTCAGtgtattacataaaaattacaaatcatTTAGTAATCCTCTAGTTGGTTTACTGAAAACTATTATAATGATGTCTGGAGAGTTAGAATTTGAGGATGTATTTTTTGATGAAGATGCACCAATTTTATATTCTGGTACTGCACACTTGATGCTTCTAAGCTTTGTTATCTTAGTGACAGTGATTTTAACAAATTTGATGATGGGCCTTGCCGTATCAGATATACAAGAATTAAGAAGATGTGCTGGATTGGACAGACTTGTACGTAGAGCAGAATTAGTAGCACATTTAGAAAGTATGTTATTTTCAAAACTGTTAGATCATGCACCAAAAAGAATAGTGAAAGCATGTAGGCAAGGTGCACTTCTCTTACATCCACCACATCATTGTGCAATTCATATTCGCCCTAACGATCCCCGTGAAAAACGTTTACCACGCGATTTAATAAAAGCTGTGTATCATTTAGTaagtgaaagaaaaaatcgttatataaatacaaaaacTACTTATACGCGTAATTCAAATAGTACAGAAACAGGACAATTCAGATTAAGTAGGCTATATAGTACAACTTCCACAAATGATAATAGCCAACAATTAAATGAAGTGGTTACAGAGTTAAAAAGATGCTCGTATAATATCAGTGCACATTTAGATAATTTGACCAACAAAGTTGAAAACATTGCTAgggattattataattaa
- the LOC114878724 gene encoding transient receptor potential channel pyrexia isoform X3 translates to MKSNMSILKKKPLLSRLLSSHNSQEELNEEHEDCEESENIWMDNIEKNSISSEHSSESIVTCHINEKQMTNQQLWNIEEIVQALSNLPAGEHALSLIPTLHGDTLRNCLDEFLNTDLNEVTLKNQKTTISSFANGHIQNTSLSIENEAAANATASQLFTRWPNTCLLVSCYLCHLDLVKALLSKNAKVTARDSDGRTPLHLAACAGSVKIIEELLKYGANPCEWDYNKKCTPLHCAAATGDFASVKCLIKSRADVNAGLSGKSPLYYAVVSNAADCVEALLQAGASPNNPQVYTETPLHVAASLGSVTCMKLLLSYGADVRVQFSSMRSTPLHLAAEEGSAECTKLLLDAGAACEVKNARGQAPMHLAALSQSAETLETLINFGATVSTEDNDGRTPLHAAVAKVTRGIELVKILIQAGALINKADKFGYTPLHIAALNESSSTVMMLLSRGADVTARTKGGISALSFIVRRTPDVLPRFISRLDHAISVHDHELGDLDCELRLDFRPLVPGGRGETDLMLCLVEVGQRHVLKHPLCESFLYLKWLRIRKFFLLNLIFHSIFVAFFTSYIAVTYFWNVEKFKKILFWLVLIFTIVLAGKEFFQMTHGVYIYVKRWENWLQWSVILLSIIVLLMPINDWQHHVAAVAILLIWIELMMVVGRFPMFGLYIQMFTQVSINFFKFLGAYICLIIGFSLGFSVLHKNYKSFSNPLVGLLKTIIMMSGELEFEDVFFDEDAPILYSGTAHLMLLSFVILVTVILTNLMMGLAVSDIQELRRCAGLDRLVRRAELVAHLESMLFSKLLDHAPKRIVKACRQGALLLHPPHHCAIHIRPNDPREKRLPRDLIKAVYHLVSERKNRYINTKTTYTRNSNSTETGQFRLSRLYSTTSTNDNSQQLNEVVTELKRCSYNISAHLDNLTNKVENIARDYYN, encoded by the exons atgaaaagcaACAtgtcaattttaaaaaagaaaccacTTTTAAGTAGATTATTGAGTAGTCATAATTCTCAAGAAGAACTGAATGAAGAACAT gAAGACTGTGAAGAGTCCGAAAATATTTGGATGGATAATATAGAAAAGAACAGTATTAGCTCTGAGCATAGTTCTGAATCTATTGTTACGTGTCATATAAATGAGAAGCAAATGACAAATCAACAACTATGGAATATAGAAGAGATTGTTCAAGCTTTATCTAATCTTCCAGCAGGAGAGCATGCACTTTCTCTTATTCCCACCCTTCATGGTGACACCTTGCGCAATTGTCTTGacgaatttttaaatactgaCTTGAATGAAGTTACACTGAAAAATCAGAAAACTACCATATCTTCATTTGCAAACGG ACACATACAAAATACATCATTGAGCATTGAAAATGAAGCAGCTGCAAATGCAACTGCTTCACAACTTTTTACAAGGTGGCCAAACACTTGTCTCTTAGTTTCTTGCTATCTATGTCATCTAGATCTGGTCAAAGCTTTATTAAGTAAAAATGCAAAAGTTACTGCCAGAGATAGCGACGGCAG GACACCGCTACATTTAGCCGCGTGTGCTGGATCGGTGAAAATTatagaagaattattaaaatatggaGCTAATCCGTGTGAGTGggattacaataaaaaatgtaCACCTTTACACTGTGCCGCTGCTACAGGTGATTTTGCTTCTGttaaatgtttaataaaatcgCGAGCTGATGTAAATGCTGGATTATCTGGTAAAAGTCCTCTCTACTATGCTGTTGTAAGTAATGCAGCAGATTGTGTTGAAGCATTATTACAAGCAGGTGCTTCCCCTAATAATCCACAG GTTTACACTGAGACCCCATTGCATGTGGCAGCAAGTTTAGGTTCTGTTACATgcatgaaattattattaagttATGGGGCGGATGTAAGAGTACAATTCAGTTCTATGAGATCCACACCATTGCATTTAGCAGCCGAAGAAGGTAGCGCGGAATGCACAAAGCTACTTTTAGATGCTGGTGCAGCATGCGAAGTGAAAAATGCAAGAGGTCAAGCACCTATGCATTTAGCGGCTCTGTCTCAATCTGCAGAGACTTTAGAGACCCTTATAAACTTTGGGGCTACAGTTAGTACAGAAGATAACGACGGTCGCACCCCTTTACACGCTGCTGTTGCTAAAGTGACCAGAGGAATAGAATTGGTGAAGATTTTGATACAG gcTGGTGCTTTAATCAACAAAGCTGACAAATTTGGTTACACGCCTTTGCATATTGCGGCGTTAAATGAAAGTTCATCAACGGTAATGATGTTACTATCGAGAGGAGCAGATGTTACTGCTAGAACAAAAGGTGGTATCTCTGCATTAAGTTTTATCGTACGTAGAACACCGGACGTATTGCCGAGATTTATTTCACGTTTAGATCATGCGATTTCTGTACACGATCATGAATTGGGTGATCTTGATTGCGAATTAAGATTAGATTTTAGACCACTGGTACCCGGTGGTAGAGGAGAAACGGATTTAATGCTTTGCCTTGTGGAAGTTGGTCAAAGACACGTACTGAAGCATCCCTTATGCGAAAGTTTTCTTTACTTAAAATGGTTGAGAAttcgtaaattttttttactaaaTCTAATATTTCATTCTATTTTCGTAGCATTTTTTACATCATACATTGCAGTAACATATTTTTGgaatgttgaaaaatttaaaaagatacTGTTTTGGCTAGTGTTAATATTTACCATAGTATTAGCTGGCAAAGAATTCTTTCAAATGACTCATGGTGTATACATTTATGTTAAAAGATGGGAAAATTGGCTTCAGTGGAGtgttatattattatcaatCATAGTTCTACTCATGCCAATAAATGACTGGCAGCATCATGTGGCAGCTGTAgctattttattaatttggATAGAATTAATGATGGTGGTTGGAAGATTTCCTATGTTTGGCCTTTATATACAAATGTTTACTCAAGTATCAATtaactttttcaaatttcttggTGCTTATATATGTCTTATAATAGGTTTCTCTTTAGGTTTCAGtgtattacataaaaattacaaatcatTTAGTAATCCTCTAGTTGGTTTACTGAAAACTATTATAATGATGTCTGGAGAGTTAGAATTTGAGGATGTATTTTTTGATGAAGATGCACCAATTTTATATTCTGGTACTGCACACTTGATGCTTCTAAGCTTTGTTATCTTAGTGACAGTGATTTTAACAAATTTGATGATGGGCCTTGCCGTATCAGATATACAAGAATTAAGAAGATGTGCTGGATTGGACAGACTTGTACGTAGAGCAGAATTAGTAGCACATTTAGAAAGTATGTTATTTTCAAAACTGTTAGATCATGCACCAAAAAGAATAGTGAAAGCATGTAGGCAAGGTGCACTTCTCTTACATCCACCACATCATTGTGCAATTCATATTCGCCCTAACGATCCCCGTGAAAAACGTTTACCACGCGATTTAATAAAAGCTGTGTATCATTTAGTaagtgaaagaaaaaatcgttatataaatacaaaaacTACTTATACGCGTAATTCAAATAGTACAGAAACAGGACAATTCAGATTAAGTAGGCTATATAGTACAACTTCCACAAATGATAATAGCCAACAATTAAATGAAGTGGTTACAGAGTTAAAAAGATGCTCGTATAATATCAGTGCACATTTAGATAATTTGACCAACAAAGTTGAAAACATTGCTAgggattattataattaa